The Pyrus communis chromosome 14, drPyrComm1.1, whole genome shotgun sequence sequence TATAGGTGGTATTTGTGCATTGATTTCAGAAAGATGgtatttttggaaaaacttTGCAATCTGTGTTACATACGGCAATTTCCCTAAATGATATGGTGTGATATAAAttatgtggtaaaaaaaaagattagccTTTTGACACACATCATCTTGATGTGGGGAATTTAGTTTGTCTTCTTTGGTTTGTATATGCATCTCGGGTTTCAGATGTCTTGTCCATATGTTTTATGCTTCTCAATTATTGTTATAAAGTTTGTGTTACACTTGCATgttaataggaaaaaaaaaaaaaaaaaaaaaaaacttaataagCAGTTGTATTTTAATCTGCACTGTAAGTGATTAGAAAGATTCTTATTGGCACATTCTTATCCGCTTAAGAGGTATCACACGCTTGTAAATATAGTGAAAATCTGATATATAACTTATAACCAACTTTTGTCTAAATAGAATCTTAGTCCTTTCAATCGTGGATATTGTTTTTGCAGCGTAATGAATCTTTTGGCGGAAATCTATTCCCAAGAAGACATGATTCCTAAGATTTTTGAGGCATTGACATCAAAAGAGATtgatttgaatgaattgggtAGCATTGATGATACGGGAGAAGGATTAATTTCGCAAGATAATCCTTTCATGTTATCAACGCTTGCACCGCGATTGTGGCCCTTTATGAGGCATAGTATCACATCAGTTCGTTATTCAGCTATCCGCACGTTGGTAAACTTCTCTTCTCTTGGCTCTGTTGTTTTGTTATCCaattttcaaccattttaagaaatatatatataaattgtatATTAAAGTCTTTATTCATTTTGTCTTTTGTCACTACAAGCGTCTTGTTTCGTATAAAAACTTAAGATAAAGGATGAATTTAAGTTATATTTTGAGCAAGAAATAAAAAGGCCCAAAATAAAATATCTGTTAATGTATATTGACCGGCAACCAAGTTATGAAATCATGCCTATGATTCAATGCATAAATCAAGGCAGTTTCACCCTCGCCGCTTGCAAAGGCACCCCTATTGGCTTTGCGAGTGTTGTAACTATTTAAGAAACCAGATTTCCTGGTGTGCACACCACATTTTGACCTTTAATTATGTTCATTGGACAACAAGACAACCATTACAAATAATGAGAAGCTGATCGGATCTAGCAAGATGCTGCCAATCCCCATTGACCAGAATGTGACTTGCATTGACTTTTGGTCTGGTATCTGAGTGAACATGGCTAACAATAGCATTATTAGCAAAGCCAGATTATTCCTGTTGTCCCAGCACAAGTGACGTGATTTTTCTATTACCATCTATCTAATGTTATATTTTCTTGTGTTTAAACATGTAATTATTTTATTGGTACTATTTTGTACGTGACATTTATAAAATGCTTACTTGTGGATCCAGGTTCTGATGTTCTTAAGTATGCATATAGACATGTTTGTTTGGTTGGGAGGGTGTATGCGTAATTATTTGTTTGCATGCCTGTAATATGTTGATGTACAGTTAATTCTCTACCATGCATTTTCATTTGCAGGAACGACTACTTGAAGCAGGATACAAAAGGAGTCTCTCTGAGTCTTCGAGTACTTCATTTTGGCCTTCTTTTATCTTGGGTGATACCCTTCGGATTGTTTTTCAGAATTTACTGCTTGAATCAAATGACGAAATTTTGAAACGTTCAGAGAGAGTTTGGGGGCTCCTTGTTCAGGTTCTTTACTTTGTGATAATGAATGGTTTTAATTGTACTTCTGTTTATTTCTTCTCGTTGAAGATGTATTTATCCTGCTTCTTGATTTTGTTCTCTTATGAAGTCTCCTTTCCTTTTACCTGGATATTGTTTTCCACATTTCTACATTTATATATGGAATTGACACGCCACATATTTCCATGTTTGCTCATCCGTTCATACTCGTTGGAAGGCAGCTATGGAGTTTCTATCATAGTTTTCTATGTGGCTGCTGTAGATCTCTgttaatttcctttttgtttctggATTCTGGTCGGCTTCTTGATCACTGATTGTGAATTTTTGTTATGATAAatgtttctttttaaaaatatatatttatacacacacacacacacatattggTTGTTCTTAATTGTCCGAACTTGTAATGATTACCACCAGTGGTATCTATTGCTGTCTTTGcttaattttcttgatttgatGCCTTTGCTCTTGCTTTCTGTTTCTTGCTTTTGGTTACATTTTATTGATTCTTATTTGTAAAAATTTATGCTAGTTCTAACACTTCTCtttcccctccccccccccaaaaaaaaaaaaccggcTGTTAACCAGTGTCCATTAGGTGACTTGGAAATTGCTGCAAGGTCATATATGTCCTCTTGGATAGGGCTTGCAACTACTCCGTATGGATCAGCATTAGATTCTACAAAAATGTTTTGGCCTGTTGCTCTCCCACGAAAGAGTCATTTTAAAGCAGCAGCTAAAATGAGAGCTGTGAATCTTGTAAATGAGTCTTGTAGAAACATCGGGTTGGAATCTTCGAAGGGATCCATTCCAGAAACAGGTGGAGATGCTTCAACCAATAATGTTCAGATAGTTGTTGGTGCGGATGTTGAAATGTCAGTTACGCATACCAGAGTGGTTACTGCAGCAGCATTGGGAGTTTTTGCTTCTAGATTGCACGAAACTTCAATGCAGTATGTAATTGATCCACTGACTAAAGCATTTACCTCTTTATCTGGTGTCCAGCGGCAGGTACCATTTGATTTCAAATGCAAGTTTCCACCATCATCCCCTTCCTCTTTTAGTATTGGTATATTTAATCATTACTCATATGCAATCAGGTGGCATCTATGGTTCTTCTTTCTTGGTTCAAAGAGATTAAAAGTGCAGATGTGTTTGAAAATGCTGGAGTTATGCCAGGTTTTCTGAACCATCTCAAACATTTGATGTTGGATTTCTTGGCATGCTCTGAACCTGCTTTCCCTACAAACGATCCATGTCTTCCTTATGCCGAGCTTTCAAGAACGTATTGTAAGATGCGTTGTGAGGCTAGTCAGTTGTTAAATGCTATTCAATCATCGGGTATGTTTCAGAGTTTGTTGTCTACTACCAAAATTGACTTGGAAAGGTTGAACGTGGACAATGCAATTAATTTTGCATCGAAACTTCCAATGTTGTGTAACGATGTTGAGGGAAATGATTCTTTGGGAAGGCACATTGTTGACGATATAGAGTCAGCAAAACAACGACTTCTGACAACTTGTGGATATTTAAAATGTGTTCAGGTAATTGTGGGACATAATTGCATATTTTTGAACTGCTTCTTTAAGTGATAGGCTGAAGGAtacttcttgtttctttttattttatttattttttatttatttattttttttatggaattCTTGGAACAGTGTCcgacatttttcatttttattgaggGTTTTGTTATTCCCCATTTCTATAATTATATTTGAGTGGTTACCTTTTGCTCACTATTACATTCTGCAACAATCTGCAGAGCAATCTGCATGTTAGTGTCTCTTCTCTTGTTGCTGCTTCTATTGTTTGGATGTCAGAGCTTCCTGAACGACTAAATCCAATTATTTTGCCTTTGATGGCTTCTATCAAAAGAGAACAGGTAACCTCCTGTATATAATTGTTTTCTTAATTCTATGGTTGCTTAGTTATTTAATCTGATATGTCTTAAATCTCTTTGGAAGGAggaaatactacaagagaaggcAGCTGAGGCACTTGCAGAGCTTATTTCTCATTGTATTTCACGTAGCCGAAGCCCAAATGATAAGTTAATTAAGAATATATGTAATTTAACATGCGTGGATCCTAGAGAAACACCTCAAGCTGCAGTCATCTGTTCCATAGATATTATTGATGACCAAGATCTCCTATCTTTTGGGACAAATACTGGTAAGCAGAAATCAAAGGTCATTCTGGCTGGTAACGAAGACCGCTCAAAGGTTGAAGGCTTTATTAGCAGACGAGGCTCTGAACTTGCCTTGAGGCATCTTTGTGTGAAGTTTGGTGCTTCATTATTTGATAAGCTTCCAAAACTATGGGATTGCCTCACTGAAGTGCTTAAGCCTAGTAGTATTGAGCCCCTTAATCCTGcagatgaaaagaaaattacacaAACTCTAGAATCTGTGAAGGATCCCCAGATCTTGATCAATAATATCCAGGTTCTTATCATCCTTGATTTAGTTGGTTATTTAACTTCTATTAAATCTTGTGACTGCATTCAGTACAAATATTTTTGCGTATGATAGTGCATATGCATCATTAAATGTCAAATGGTGTTACAAATATGAAAATTCAGTCTATTAATTTAAAGCTCCATTATTACTTTAAAATGATGGGATTCAAGACCACTAATAAAGATAAGGGACCAGAATGTTAGGATTTGGTTTGTCTTTCGTTAGGTGTCCTCTTTTGCTTAGGATTGTATTAGGAAAGCTAAAGGTGCACAGATTCTTTTCCTACAAGGATTAAGAAGGGATAAGTTTTCTTGTAcaattagattaggaatcctaaaaGCAGAAACAGAATAGGAATGCAAGTGTGCTTTCCTATCCCAAATAGATTAGGATACCTAATTAGATTATGGGAGTGTAAACCGCACCTTATACTTATAAATAGGGTGCGATAAGGGCTGAAAAGCTAGCAGAAAACAGAGACAGCCGAGAGAAGATAGGGGTTAGTTCTTGGGTTTGCAAAGTACATTATTAATCAAAGAAGCCGTGGTTTCTCTACCCAGAGAATTCACAACTGGACGTAGACAAAAGCTGCATAATCAGGATAAATCTTGTATGTTTCTAGTTATCTCTATTTGTTAAGTTTAGTCTATTGTCGGATACATCAAAGAACAAGATCTGGAGGGGagtcaaaataacaacaaatatcAAGAGCTCGGTTCAAGATGCTATGCGATGGCAAGGATGACTTCATAGACTAGCAAGGGATGATGAAGAACGTACTAATACAGCAAGAGTTGGATGATGTACCCTTTGGTGAGAAGCCAAAGGCCATGACAAAACCGACATAGACCAAGATTCTCAAGAAGGCGAACAGTTCCATCGAGATTCATCTCACAAAATTATTCAGGTCCCACATGACAGAAACGATAACTGCTAAGAAAGCATGAGACAAGTTGGAGAAGTTGACAAAACCATGTCCAATAAACTATTTCTCAAGGATGAATTATTTGGGCTTCTGACTGGAAGAAGGATGTCGAAGAAACTGACAAAGATGATGATATGGCTATCATCTTGCTAAGGTCTCTACCCTCGTTTTTCAAGCACTTTCGAATAACTTTAATGTTTGGAGAGGAGTCCCTACAGCTTGAGTATGTAATTCAAGCTCTTCAGTGATATGCTAAACTAGATGATATAACTGAAAGCTCTCAAGGCCTTTATGCCAAAGGAAAGGAGAGGGGGCGGGCAAAGGCGAAGGAAGAAAAGAACGTCAACAAGGGTAGGTCGaaatccaagaaaaaaaaataaaagaaggttGCAAGAAGGGATGTCGAATTGCAAGCTGGATTTTTGTGAATTGTGTTCTCAAGAAGCAAAGAAAGGTATTGTTCGCAAGTACCAGTGTAAATAAGCAAGGAGCAACTCAACTATATTCACTTAGATGTTTGGGTCTTGTGCCAACTAAATCCTATGGTGGATCTAGGTATTTTGTTACTTTTATAGATGATTTTCCTAGAAAATTTTGGGTTTATTTATGAAAGAGAAATTTGAGGTTTTTGCAAAGTTCTCGGAATGGAAGACAGAAACCGAGAATCAAATTGGAAGAATGATCAAGTACATGAGAAGCGACAATCGAGGTGAGTATGCAAGCAAGGAGTTTGTTGATAATTGTAAGCAGAAAGGCATCACGAGGCACTTCATAGTAAAGAAGAATCTCTAACAAAACGAAGTTGCTCAGGGAATGAATAGAACTTTGGTGGAAAGAGAGAAGCATGAGATTTCATGCAGGATTGGATGATAGTTTTTGGGCAGAGGCGGTTAATCATGCAAGTTACTTGATTAGGAGTGCAGAAATGATGCCTCTCAACAAAGTCAAGAGCAttggagagaagaagaagatgctgAAGAAGAAGCAACAAGAATTCCATTCATCAGACCAGGGGAAGATGAAGCTCAGGTGGAGCCAATTGAGCAAGGGTTCGAATCTGAtaattttgaggaagaagaagagcatcAACATCATCACCAGGTAGGAATCAGGTAGAGCAAGAAACAAGGCATGTTGCAGACACTCTAATTTGCTCAAACATCCCAAGGGGTTCAAATTCCAACCTACATTTTACCTGCATTCTAGAGATGCATGGCACTTGCAAACCCATTCGAAACAAGAAGTGACCTAACAAGTTTGGGTTTGATTGACCAAGACAAAGTTGATTATGCTTTTAACATCAATCAAGGAGATCCATCTACTTATCAAGAAACTGTAGCAAATGATGAATGAGATAATTGGATAAGTGCTATGACAGAAGAAATACTCTGTTCAAGAACTCTGTTTGAGAGTTGGTTCCGAAGCCCAATGATAGAAAGCTAGTTGGATGCAAGTGGATGTATAGGAAACAAGGATTACATGAACAAGATGCCATGAGATTCAAAGCAAGGTTCGTGACAAAGGGGTACTCACAGAAGGAAAGGGTGAACTATGATGAAGTCCTTTCACCCGTGGTCAATCATACTTTTATCAGATTGCTTTTACGAATGGCAGCACAACATGGCAGAGAGATTgagcagatggatgtgaagactGTGTTTCTCTATGAGGGTCTAGAGGAGACGATTTTCTTGGCTCAACCAGAAGGGTTTGTTGAGTATGGGAAAGAGAACCTAGTGTGTCGGGTTAGGAAGTCCTTGTATAGCCTGAAGCAGTCTGTAAGGCAATGGTACAAGAGGTTTGACTCCCTTGtgctgaaaattaattttagagatGCTATATGACTGTTGTGTACTATCATGTATGTCAAGATGGGATGTTCATATAGCTGTTGCTATATGTGGATAACATGCTAATTGCTTGTCAAGACAAGTCTAGAATTCAAGACTTAAAGAATATGTTGAGCAAGGAGTTTGACTTGAATAATCTAGCCATTACTTTGTTCTCCAAAGGATAAAACGAGTGTAAGAGGTTAAACAATGTCACTTTAAAATTTATGAGGGTGTTACAGGGtttgaaaatattcattaaaatttaGTCGGCATCAACCTACAGACTGCTTTCAAAAAATGTTGTCTAGACACCATTGCTTTTAAAACAAGCATGATATTTTAGTTTTATCGAACACTTTTTTATGGCTTAACATTAAAGAGAGCAATTTTTTGTGGAAAAAAGTAATACCAAACATGGTCTAAGTTCCGAGAAACAAGTGATGGAGAAGGTGCCCTAGGCTAATGTCATGGGCTGCCTAATATGTGCAATGGGATAATGTTGATGCCGACTATGTAGGGGACTTGGACAAGAGAAGGTTGGAAGGCTAACCAATTGTAGCTTTGTGGACCACATAAGTGTAGTACATTGCTTTGGCCGAAGTTGGAAAGGAAGCAATTTGGCTTAGTGGTTTGGTGAGCCAAATGGGAATCACTCAGGATTACATGAAGCTTAAATGTGACAATCAAAGTGCCATTCACTTGGCAAAGAATCTGGTTTTTTATGGAAGATCAAAGCACATGAAGTGAGGTATCACAGAATGCAGGATTGGGTGGAGTCCGAGGAGATTTGGGTTGAAAAGGTTCATACGGACAACAGGGGCATAGATTTTCATACCAAGATAGTGTCAGCCAAGGAATTCAAtcattgcttgaacttgatCAATCTAGTAGATTGATTAAGGTGGATCACCGCCTCACTTGAGGTTTAATGAGGCAAGAATAAGTTTGCCAAGGTGAAGGTTCTTGAAGTTTCCGAGCTGCTTCAAGAATGGTTGAATATACTCGAGTTTGGTTTGGGGCTTCttcagggtttagggtttgtataCTTTGGGGTGCAACAGTCCAAACTTGGTTAGACtcaccaaggtggagattgttaggATTTGGTTTGTCTTTTGTTAGTTCTATTTTGTTTAGGATTGTATTAGGAAAACTAAAGGTGCACAGATTCTTGTCTTACAAGGATTagtaaagataaattttcttGTACAATTAGATTAGATCCTGATAGTAGAAACAGAATTGGAATGCAAGTGTGCATTCCTATTCCCAAATAAATTAGGAGACCTAATCTGATTATAGGAGTGTAAATGGCACCCTATTTATAAATAGGGTGTGGCACTGAAAAGCTAGCAGAAAACAAAGAGAGAGCAAGAGAAGAGAGggattagttctagggtttgcaAAAGTATTGTATACTCGATTATTAATCAATGAAGTTGTGGTTTCTGTACCCAAAGAAATCACAATAGTACGTAGGCAAAAGTTCTGCCGAACAAGTATAAATCTTGTGTGTTTCTAGTTATCCTCAATTGCTAAGTTGAGTCTATTGCCGGATACATCAAAGAACAAGATCCAAAGGGGAGTCGAAATATCAACATGGAGACCAATCAGGGTTGCAGAATTAAGGAAAAGTAATTACATGAACTAAGATGTCGTGGGTATGTGGAATGAAAACGGAAGCTCATGCAATTTGttttaccttttcctttttaaaatttttgataCTGTCTAAAATATTAAGTGTgtattgacccaaaaaaaataaaaataaaggagtgaatttgaaaataataagatCAGAGAACTAGAAGAAAAGGGGAAGATAAATTTAAGAAGCACATCTATCTTTACTCAACATGGCAACTTGAAGCTGCTTCACTCAATTCTTAAATGGTTTTGTGCTTGTAGTAATTTCGTGGTTAATAGTGGCCATCCTTAATTTCTTGACTCCTTATTTTTCTTAAGGCCAAGGGTTAAAAAATAAAGACTAACCCAATCTTATTAGAAGTTCTTTTGTTCATGCTTTGTTTCTAACTATTTGGCTCACCTTGTTGCATTAGCTGCTAATGTCTATTTTATCCATAACAATCTAGATGTATTGATAAATGACATTTTCCTTCTCTTTGGGTTTTCTTTCTAGTTCTGAACTATCTACCTTTACTTGATTGTAAATTAGGACATAACATTTTTAGGAATTTGAGATTCTAACTTGAGTTATTGCATTACAAATGGTAAGCCATCAAAATTTGTGGACCTACAGACTTGAAACCTAAATTTTGTCTCAAATTTTGCAGGTAGTACGTTCTATTGCTCCAATGCTAAATGAGGATTTGAAACCAAAACTACTCACCCTTCTTCCATACATATTTAAGTGTGTTCGCCATTCCCATGTTGCTGTTAGATTGGCTTCCTCTAGATGCATCACCACAATGGCCAAGTCaatggaaatgcatgtgatggcAGCTGTAATTGAAAATGTCATACCCATGTTAGGGGATATGACATCTGTTGATGCCAGACAAGGTGCAGGCATGCTTATTAGTTTGCTTGTCCAAGGACTGGGTGTGGAGCTGGTTCCATATGCTCCTTTCTTAGTTGTCCCTCTTCTAAGGTGTATGAGTGATTGTGATCAGTCTGTCAGACAGAGTGTGACTCACAGCTTTGCTGCTCTTGTACCTCTTCTTCCACTCGCACGGGGCCTCCCTCCACCTGTTGGACTAACTGAAGGTTTCTCCAGGAGTGCAGAAGATGCAACATTTCTGGAGCAACTACTTGACAACTCCCATATTGATGATTACAAGCTTTGTACTGAACTGAAAGTGACACTGAGAAGGTAGCTAAAATACTTAATCTTGAATGAAGTCGTAGCTAAGCCTAAAACTTTTAAACTTGACTTGATATTTATCTTTGCAACAGCTAAGACTACAATTCTAAATGAACTGGGGACatttttaattatgtttgtgCCTAGTTTATTCGTGATGCATAGCTATATTCTAAACCCATGTTTATAATGTATACTGGTTAGAATTGCGGAAGAGGGGAAATATATCTTGATTGTTGTATATCTTACTGGTAGAGTCACTTAGAAGTTTGGTTGCCGAGGTTGACTGTTAGTTGGGTGGATATAGAAGCACTCTATTTTTTAGGGCTTACTATTATGTTTAAATTGGTTTGACTTTGTACCGCATCAACATTCTGGTTCCTAACAGATCCTTTTGGTTATAGGTATCAACAGGAAGGCATAAATTGGTTGGCCTTTTTAAAACGTTTCAAGCTTCATGGAATCTTATGTGATGATATGGGTCTTGGTAAGACACTTCAAGCATCTGCTATTGTGGCTTCTGATATAGTTGAGCATCGAACTTTGAATGATGGCAATCCTCCCTCATCTTTAATTATTTGCCCATCAACACTTGTTGGACATTGGGCCTTTGAGATAGAGAAGTACATTGATCTTTCCATAATATCTACACTCCAATATGTTGGTTCTGCACAAGAGCGCATTTCTCTTCGAGAACATTTTGAAAAGCATAATGTGATAATAACATCATATGATGTGGTTCGCAAAGATATTGATTATCTTGGGAAGCTTCTCTGGAACTATTGTATCTTAGATGAAGGACATGTGATCAAGAATGCAAAGTCGAAAATTACACTTTCAGTGAAGCAATTGAAAGCCCAGCATCGTTTGATATTAAGTGGAACACCAATCCAGGTTGGTCTTTCACTGATTCATGAAATTAGCTTAAAActgattttctattttcttctgaAAAGGAACCTACTGTTTGTTGTAGAATAACGTCATGGATTTGTGGTCCCTTTTTGATTTCCTAATGCCCGGCTTTCTTGGAACAGAGAGGCAGGTGTGTTTTCTCCTTCTTCTGTTATATATtatattcttttgtttgttttctttacttgaaTCTTTTTATGTGGCAGATAAAATTATCTTATAgaagtaaacataaaaataaactcTGAAAACACATGGTGGCTTTCAGGCTAAACCCACATAAATATTTCTCTGATAGATACCCACATAAATCTTTACAGGAACAAATAGATTAATTTGGCCATTTTGCTTGGTAGTTTGGAAAAATATTAAACCCTGCTCTCTGGGAGCAGAGGCTCTGAGTATCCACTTTTGTAACTTTGGTCTACAAAGACTACTTATAAAGTGTTGGCTGATATGAGTTGAAGCAGAACTCTTGACTAAAGTTTGAACAAGAAATCTCGTATAAATAAAAGAGTTGATTCTATGGAATAAATGTAGATTGGAGGCAGTAGATTCATAGGATTCATATTTGACTTATTGTATTTGGTTTCATACTTGATCTAGATAGTTTGTATTGCTATGTATATCCTCCAAATTGGAGAATAACATAATCAAGAGAGAAACTACTCTGATTTCACActtaaaagttgaaaattttagATGCATGTACATTCTGTGTACGCATTTCCCTGGATGATTGTCAGTCTGatatgataaataaataaatctgtTGTTTCAATGTCATTTGGGCAGTTCCAAGCCACTTATGGAAAACCACTGGTGGCAGCCAGAGATCCTAAGTGCTCTGCCAAGGATGCTGAAGCAGGTGCACTTGCAATGGAAGCATTGCACAAGCAGGTAAATTTCCTTCCTTTTTATGATTCCATCCtctttattggtttttttttttttgtttttgcaaatTAAACTTCTTAAAAAAATTGTGCTACTTGATGTTTGACCCCTTGGTAGTTGACCTTGCAATCTCACTGGAAACTGATGTGAAAAATAATACTATGGTCAAACTTTTACAAGTGTATATGAAATTTTCCATGCATTCCAAGTTCTGGAATTTTAAAGAGTGCAAATTGTTCACTGAGATTCTTTTCTGGTGAAATTAGCTGGCTTAGTACTTACTGTTGGCAAAAGTGATAAGAGTTGTGCAGAAATTGTTGTACTTTTCTAACTAAAAAATATTCTGTCAAATAGGTCATGCCTTTCCTCCTCCGTCGAACAAAAGATGAAGTCTTGTCTGATCTTCCCGAGAAAATTATTCAGGACAGGTTCTGTGACCTGAGCCCTGTACAATTGACATTGTATGAACAGTTTTCTGGGTCACATGTGAGACAAGAGATCTCAAGTATTGTAAAACAAAATGAGTTAGCAGATACAGGAGGGCGTAGTGAATCACCTAAAGCTTCATCCCATGTTTTTCAGgtaattttgttatttatttttgtatttaattctcttttgcttcagtatgctcctatcattgaaTGGATGTTACTTGTTCTTGTTTCAGGCACTTCAGTACTTGCTTAAACTTTGCAGTCACCCATTGCTTGTTCTTGGAGAAAAGGTCCCTGATTCAATTGCATGCCTTTTGTCCGAGCTACTACCGGGAGGCTTTGATACAGTTTCAGAATTGCACAAACCATACCACTCTCCCAAACTAGTTGCTCTTCAGGAGATTCTTGAAGAGTGTGGAATAGGTGTTGATGCTTCTAGTTCTGAAGGTGCCATAAGTGTGGGGCAGCACAGAGTCTTGATATTTGCTCAACATAAAGTATTGTTCGTTTATGTTTGACTTATTCAGTTAATTCTCTTTTAAACTACCTGTGCTTAGCTTACATTAGCTTACATTCATGGTTTATAATGTGCAATGCCTTCTCATGCAGGCATTTCTGGACTTAATAGAAAGAGACTTGTTTCTCACTCATATGAAGAGGTTGGTCTCCTGAACCTCTATCATGCATCTGTGTTAGTTGCTTTAGTCTCCTAATCTTATGAAAGACTGTTTTGGAGTGGAAAGTTATTCTAGTGTTGATTCTCTCATAATCTTGACCCACAATTCTGATAAGTAACAGTATTACATGAGTTTTAACTATTTCAGTTAGAAATCTGTTTTGTTGGACCTAGAAAAATTAATATGCCAGAAATCGGTGGGTTGAGTACATGTGACAAATAAATTATTAGATATGGTGGGTATAACTGTAAAAGAATCATTATCTAGTATAGTGAATTTGTGTAATTGCTTTCACAGTGTTTGTCCTCTTGTATATTATAGTATAGTATAGTATAGTATAGTATAGTGATCTAATGGTCTTACATGTTGCTTGAAAGCAGTGTAACCTACTTGCGGCTGGATGGGTCAGTTGAACCTGAAAAACGTTTTGATATTGTCAAAGCTTTCAATTCGGACCCTACAATCGATGTTCTGCTACTCACAACCCATGGTTGGCTTTTTATCCTTTGCTTGCGTACTAGATTCACAGTCAAGAGTGTTACTAAGTCTAAAATTGAATCACTTTCTGCAGTTGGTGGGCTGGGGTTGAACCTGACATCTGCAGACACACTCGTTTTCATGGAGCATGACTGGAACCCCATGCGGGACCATCAGGTGACTGTCTTTTGCTGTCTTTATCCTCTAAGGAGTCTAAATTTCATCTCTTGAAATTGGAATCATAGGCTATCTGTCACATTTTATGTCTAGTGTTCAGGAAAAGATCTCTCGGATGAACTTCAATAAAGCTCCCTAATTGCTCATCATCTTCTCTTGAAATTGGATAGACACCAGCTGCCATATTTCAAGTCTAGTTTTCAATAAAAGATCTCTGAGATGAAATTCAGTGAAGCTCCCTAATTGCTCAGCATTATTCATTcttatttaccttttttttttttttcacttgcaGGCAATGGACAGAGCACACAGATTAGGTCAGAAAAAAGTTGTCAATGTCCATCGCCTTATTATGCGTGGCACTCTCGAAGAGAAAGTTATGAGCTTGCA is a genomic window containing:
- the LOC137716412 gene encoding TATA-binding protein-associated factor BTAF1; its protein translation is MAQQSSRLHRLLTLLDTGSTQATRFTAARQIGDIAKAHPQDLSTLLKKVSQYLRSKNWDTRVAAAHAVGAIAENVKHTSLIELFTCIKSKMADAGISGSIEDMVAFPIFDSNVAGTSFRSFDLKKVLEFGALFASGGQEYDVANDHMKSPSEKLARQKQTLRRRLGLDICEQFMDVNDMIKDEDFILHNSHGNGTNPRVYTSHSIQQLVANMVPSVLSKRPSPRELNLLKRKAKITSKDQSKGLSENGDMEVSCAQNIPPKGACPDSFGTNKEFLDLDNHEEKVEHDGEGRWPFHSFVEELILDMFDPVWEVRHGSVMALREILTHQGVSAGVFMPDLSLEGAMFVELENKWTSSTMKRDREIDLNMQVPIDESEPELKKPKFEDVTSPFMDTMVSASKSGDFDISMQGEPFMDTMVSASKSGDFDVSILGEDSGCKSPSGQVNGQLHVSSVKVEPCEQPAQATELRAQSDNKGSFQKMDVLKRLSENSDMMNLVKLARHSWLKNCEFLQDCAIRFLCVLSLDRFGDYVSDQVVAPVRETCAQALGVVFKYMHPTLVHETLNILLKMQCRPEWEIRHGSLLGIKYLVAVRQEMLHDLLDRVLSACKAGLEDPDDDVRAVAADALIPTSAAIVALKGETLHSIVMLLWDILLDLDDLSPSTSSVMNLLAEIYSQEDMIPKIFEALTSKEIDLNELGSIDDTGEGLISQDNPFMLSTLAPRLWPFMRHSITSVRYSAIRTLERLLEAGYKRSLSESSSTSFWPSFILGDTLRIVFQNLLLESNDEILKRSERVWGLLVQCPLGDLEIAARSYMSSWIGLATTPYGSALDSTKMFWPVALPRKSHFKAAAKMRAVNLVNESCRNIGLESSKGSIPETGGDASTNNVQIVVGADVEMSVTHTRVVTAAALGVFASRLHETSMQYVIDPLTKAFTSLSGVQRQVASMVLLSWFKEIKSADVFENAGVMPGFLNHLKHLMLDFLACSEPAFPTNDPCLPYAELSRTYCKMRCEASQLLNAIQSSGMFQSLLSTTKIDLERLNVDNAINFASKLPMLCNDVEGNDSLGRHIVDDIESAKQRLLTTCGYLKCVQSNLHVSVSSLVAASIVWMSELPERLNPIILPLMASIKREQEEILQEKAAEALAELISHCISRSRSPNDKLIKNICNLTCVDPRETPQAAVICSIDIIDDQDLLSFGTNTGKQKSKVILAGNEDRSKVEGFISRRGSELALRHLCVKFGASLFDKLPKLWDCLTEVLKPSSIEPLNPADEKKITQTLESVKDPQILINNIQVVRSIAPMLNEDLKPKLLTLLPYIFKCVRHSHVAVRLASSRCITTMAKSMEMHVMAAVIENVIPMLGDMTSVDARQGAGMLISLLVQGLGVELVPYAPFLVVPLLRCMSDCDQSVRQSVTHSFAALVPLLPLARGLPPPVGLTEGFSRSAEDATFLEQLLDNSHIDDYKLCTELKVTLRRYQQEGINWLAFLKRFKLHGILCDDMGLGKTLQASAIVASDIVEHRTLNDGNPPSSLIICPSTLVGHWAFEIEKYIDLSIISTLQYVGSAQERISLREHFEKHNVIITSYDVVRKDIDYLGKLLWNYCILDEGHVIKNAKSKITLSVKQLKAQHRLILSGTPIQNNVMDLWSLFDFLMPGFLGTERQFQATYGKPLVAARDPKCSAKDAEAGALAMEALHKQVMPFLLRRTKDEVLSDLPEKIIQDRFCDLSPVQLTLYEQFSGSHVRQEISSIVKQNELADTGGRSESPKASSHVFQALQYLLKLCSHPLLVLGEKVPDSIACLLSELLPGGFDTVSELHKPYHSPKLVALQEILEECGIGVDASSSEGAISVGQHRVLIFAQHKAFLDLIERDLFLTHMKSVTYLRLDGSVEPEKRFDIVKAFNSDPTIDVLLLTTHVGGLGLNLTSADTLVFMEHDWNPMRDHQAMDRAHRLGQKKVVNVHRLIMRGTLEEKVMSLQKFKLSVANAVINAENASMKTMNTDQLLDLFATAETSKKGTSILKHPDGKFDGDMKLMGTGKGLKAVLGGLEELWDQSQYTEEYNLSNFLAKLDG